From one Lolium rigidum isolate FL_2022 chromosome 4, APGP_CSIRO_Lrig_0.1, whole genome shotgun sequence genomic stretch:
- the LOC124707337 gene encoding TLC domain-containing protein 4-like, giving the protein MDVPVDPVMAYKYKAELLVKDYLLADSYVPYAAVLVGILMCKLAYDFTRFISSFHCKGYASLTKMQKVEWNNRGMSTVHAIFITVMSVYLVFFSGLFSDNLDGPVTSRSSSLSSFTLGVSIGYFITDIAMIYWFYPSLGGMEYVVHHMLSLMSTVYAMLSGEAHVYIYMGLITETTTPGINLRWFLDAAGMKNTKAYLVNGAAMVVTWLVARIILFMYLFYHMFVHYDQIKQMDTFGYFLVLIAPSIIFVMNLLWFSKILRGLKKTIAKRH; this is encoded by the exons ATGGATGTGCCTGTGGATCCAGTCATGGCCTATAAGTACAAGGCAGAGCTGCTTGTCAAGGACTACCTGCTAGCCGATTCGTATGTTCCGTACGCTGCTGTGCTCGTGGGAATACTCATGTGCAAGTTG GCCTATGATTTCACGCGCTTTATCAGTTCATTTCACTGCAAAGGTTATGCTTCTCTGACGAAAATGCAAAAAGTTGAATGGAACAACAG GGGCATGTCCACTGTCCATGCGATATTCATTACGGTTATGTCAGTATACCTTGTCTTCTTCTCGGGTTTATTCTCTGATAACCTGGATGGACCAGTAACATCTAGAAGTTCAAGCCTCTCCAGCTTTACATTAGGG GTCTCTATTGGTTACTTCATCACAGACATTGCCATGATATATTGGTTTTATCCTTCCCTCGGTGGAATGGAATAT GTTGTCCACCACATGCTGTCACTTATGTCTACAGTGTATGCTATGCTTTCTGGGGAAGCACATGTATACATATACATGGGTCTCATCACTGAGACTACCACACCAGGAATCAACCTAAGATG GTTCCTTGATGCTGCTGGAATGAAAAACACCAAAGCTTACCTTGTGAACGGAGCTGCAATGGTTGTTACTTGGCTG GTTGCGAGGATAATTCTGTTCATGTACTTGTTTTATCACATGTTTGTGCACTATGATCAG ATTAAGCAGATGGACACCTTTGGTTATTTTCTGGTACTTATTGCACCCAGCATAATATTTGTGATGAATCTGCTTTGGTTTTCTAAGATCTTAAGAGGCCTCAAGAAGACAATTGCCAAGAGGCATTGA